From Natronincola ferrireducens, the proteins below share one genomic window:
- the yedE gene encoding YedE family putative selenium transporter, translating to MNQEKGKIIASGGLIGLLAAILVKFGNPVNMGICVACFFRDIAGGLGLHRAAIVQYLRPEIPGFILGAFGMAKVKGEFKARGGSAPLLRFILGFFLMIGALVFLGCPLRMILRLANGDLNAFIGLFGYVAGIWIGIQFLKRGFTLGKSSKQADVGGYTTPAFAIAILVLLLTAPAFIFFSESGPGSMTAPIILALGAGLAVGAVLQRTRLCTAGGIRDIILIKDFHYLWGLIGIFLFTLIGNLIFNFETFKIGFEGQAIAHNDHVWNFLGMTLAGIAAVFLGGCPLRQTILAGEGDTDAAITIFGLMVGAAFAHNFALAASPQGVGLNGKIAVIIGLLVVLTIGYSVVKSVNKERSTVKGGIGTNV from the coding sequence ATGAACCAAGAAAAAGGAAAAATTATTGCATCAGGAGGCTTGATAGGTTTATTGGCAGCGATTTTAGTAAAGTTCGGCAATCCCGTGAACATGGGAATCTGTGTAGCCTGTTTTTTTAGGGACATAGCAGGAGGCTTAGGTTTACATAGGGCTGCCATTGTTCAGTATTTGAGACCAGAAATTCCAGGCTTTATTTTAGGAGCCTTCGGAATGGCCAAGGTCAAGGGAGAGTTTAAGGCTAGAGGTGGTTCTGCTCCCCTACTTCGATTTATTCTAGGTTTCTTTTTAATGATTGGTGCCCTAGTATTTTTAGGCTGTCCTTTAAGGATGATCCTTCGTCTTGCCAATGGAGATTTAAATGCCTTTATTGGTTTATTTGGCTACGTTGCAGGAATTTGGATAGGTATTCAGTTTTTAAAGAGGGGCTTTACCCTGGGTAAAAGTTCTAAACAAGCTGATGTAGGTGGGTATACCACACCTGCTTTTGCAATAGCTATCCTAGTTTTATTGTTAACAGCTCCAGCCTTTATTTTCTTTAGTGAAAGTGGTCCTGGATCTATGACAGCACCGATAATATTAGCACTGGGGGCTGGATTAGCTGTGGGGGCTGTTTTACAAAGAACAAGACTATGCACAGCCGGGGGTATTCGTGACATCATTTTAATCAAGGATTTTCATTATCTATGGGGACTTATTGGAATATTTTTATTTACACTTATTGGAAACCTTATTTTCAACTTTGAAACCTTTAAAATTGGGTTTGAAGGTCAGGCTATAGCCCACAATGATCATGTATGGAACTTTCTAGGAATGACTTTAGCTGGAATAGCAGCAGTATTTTTAGGGGGATGTCCCTTAAGACAGACAATATTGGCTGGTGAGGGAGACACAGATGCAGCTATAACTATCTTTGGGTTAATGGTGGGAGCTGCCTTTGCCCATAATTTTGCCTTGGCAGCAAGTCCTCAAGGGGTTGGCCTAAATGGTAAAATTGCTGTCATTATTGGACTTCTTGTTGTTTTAACCATCGGTTATAGTGTTGTAAAGAGTGTAAACAAAGAGAGATCTACTGTTAAAGGAGGTATTGGTACCAATGTATAA